The Coccidioides posadasii str. Silveira chromosome 3, complete sequence genome contains a region encoding:
- the RRP5 gene encoding rRNA biogenesis protein rrp5 (BUSCO:81614at4751~EggNog:ENOG410PG56~COG:A~BUSCO:166at33183), producing the protein MSAEGFWNATGGKEQQKFSFLHTAAGWPKSGNLLRVGFRRYTDKPVGRELWWDKQLSKMSSVKRKGNAPEDSNSRHLKKRVKVSGQDCEKDAKRVTKDSRANGQTGKNRTDTLNGQSESSSRPSTVSVLRDEAPAFPRGGNNALTPLERKQIQIQATRDVLFEQNGTPGGEILNDDSEIEKDEDTAREDATKASKKKQKAKKHKKSAEALAKPQGPKIESLSFKRIVPGSKILGQVSSIGTHNISLALPNNLTGYVPWTAVSKILKGKIEKLLKNAEDDEIDEDTDEDDFNLKSYVRLGQYLRASVSSTTDNGHGLGKGKKRIELSVDPQEANAGLSKSDMIVDSTVQASVLSVEDYGLIMDLGLEDVNTRGFMSSKELPPGVDLSQVKEGAVFLCVVTGHNAAGNVIKLSANLQKAASAKKSHYLSSAPTINTFLPGTAAEILLTEVTPNGMTGKIMGMLDVVVDAVHSGSTDETKDLTKKYRPATKATGRLICTYPSDENPKLGFSILDHVLKFSPTSVADPQDRDDKPAISAIIPEVKVIKVDPTLGLYVQLGNTKHYGFVHISRVKDGKVSSLSSAEGPFKVGSHHEGRIIGFNALDNLFLLSLEKKVIDQPFLRLEDVTVGAVVKGKIEKLLMGPDGINGLLVSLADGISGLVPGVHMADTKLQHPEKKFREGLQVTARILSVNLEKRQLRLTLKKSLLHSESAIWKDYRDIAPGNQSPGTFVSIQENGAVIQFYGAVRGFLPVSEMSEAYIKDPSQHFSIGQVVNVNALSVDAEQGRLVVSCKDPSIVTDAYKSAFENVHPGLLVSGTVFEKSSDDLLLKLEAGGLIARLSAEQLSDAAPSKAAANLARLRVGQKLHDLLILSIRKTHRLIQVSNKPSLKTALEKGTLPAKFEDLKLNSSVTGLVRNITDDGIFVEFLGGLTGFLPKRLVDDEHLTKADFGFMRTQSISCSVSSIDQDAQRFILTMKPVEKEEEKHERRYKTKNTNELSVSNPVDQDIKSLDDFITGKVTKARITSVKDTQLNVLLADNVQGRIDVSEVFDNWEDIKDRKQPLRLYKPKQVVPVKILGVHDARTHKFLPISHRTGKVPVFELSAKPSSLKSPDLDPISLEKVKVGSSFLGFVNNIGDDCLWLNISPSVRGKLPIMDISDDLALAGDIKRTFPIGSALKVTVAAVDVDKNRLDLTAKHGASSKKLTISDLSKGMILLGKVTKVTERQVLVQLNESLVGAIGLLDMADDYSKINPANFHKNAVLRVCVVDVDVPNKRVALSVRPSKVLSTSLPVEDPEIASIDRLKVNDIVRGFVRRIADIGLFVTLGHNVTAYVRVSDLSDSYLKEWQDEFQIDQIVRGRITLVDPEAKKVQMTLKQSALDPDYKPPLKLKDLKPGQIVTGKVRKVEEFGAFVSIDGTANLSGLCHRSEMAERKVTDARKLYEQGDIVKAKILKIDLKKDQISLGLKASYFNNDSDEADSDMSEGASEEESGDDELGGVALKAGIDDEDLSDEGEDIIMGGVDLSNSLVQSADSDNVDVLMADADGDQEGALVTSGFDWTGDSYEIQKGLNGAAFDSDDENMSKKKKRRKAEIQVDRTGDLDANGPQTVDDYERLLLGEPNSSLLWLKYMAFHLELGEVDKAREIAERALRSISLGQDTEKFNVWVAMLNLENTFGTDDSLEEVFKRACQYNDAQEIHEKMASIFIQSDKPEKADEIFQSALKKKFTQSPNLFLNYANFLFDTMAAPDRGRALLPRAMQSLPPHTHVELTSKFGQLEFRSLHGDVERGRTVFEGLLSSFPKRVDLWNILLDLEIKVGDVDQVRRLFERVLGIGRGVGADGSKAGMKKLKDKQAKFFFKKWLTFEEKISNGDDKMVDEVKARAAEYVKSLKEDS; encoded by the exons ATGTCAGCAGAAGGTTTCTGGAACGCAACGGGCGgtaaagagcagcagaaattctcttttctacacacagCAGCAGGCTGGCCGAAAAGCGGGAATCTTTTGAGAGTCGGTTTCCGCCGATACACCGATAAGCCCGTTGGAAGGGAGCTATGGTGGGATAAGCAATTGTCGAAGATGAGCTCCGTTAAACGAAAGGGAAACGCGCCGGAGGACTCAAACTCTCGTCACTTAAAAAAGCGAGTCAAGGTCTCCGGCCAGGACTGCGAAAAGGATGCGAAGCGTGTGACGAAAGACTCAAGGGCCAATGGACAGACGGGCAAGAATCGCACCGATACATTGAACGGTCAATCGGAGTCCTCCTCGAGGCCCTCTACTGTTTCCGTACTGCGCGACGAAGCTCCGGCCTTTCCTCGAGGTGGTAACAATGCTCTGACTCCATTAGAGCGAAAGCAAATTCAGATTCAGGCCACTCGGGATGTGCTCTTTGAGCAAAATGGTACACCGGGCGGGGAGATATTAAATGATGATTCCGAGATTGAAAAGGACGAAGATACGGCGAGAGAAGATGCTACTAAAgcttcaaagaagaagcagaaggcCAAAAAGCACAAAAAGTCAGCTGAAGCGTTAGCGAAGCCTCAGGGGCCAAAGATCGAAAGTTTAAGCTTCAAG CGAATTGTGCCCGGTTCCAAAATTCTTGGCCAAGTCTCGAGTATCGGTACTCACAACATCTCCCTGGCACTTCCGAATAATTTAACCGGATACGTACCATGGACTGCTGTTTCAAAGATATTAAAGGGCAAGATTGAGAAACTTCTAAAGAATGCCGAAGACGACGAGATCGATGAAGATACTGACGAGGACGATTTCAACCTCAAATCATATGTCCGACTCGGCCAATACCTCCGTGCGTCCGTTTCATCAACCACTGATAACGGACATGGACTTGGCAAAGGCAAGAAGCGTATCGAGCTTTCCGTCGACCCCCAAGAGGCAAATGCTGGTCTGTCAAAATCAGACATGATTGTTGACTCCACAGTGCAAGCCTCCGTGCTAAGTGTTGAAGACTACGGCCTTATAATGGACCTAGGTCTAGAAGATGTCAACACTAGAGGCTTCATGTCCTCTAAAGAGCTGCCTCCGGGCGTGGATCTGTCCCAAGTCAAAGAAGGAGCTGTATTCCTTTGTGTTGTTACTGGCCATAATGCTGCTGGCAATGTAATCAAACTCTCCGCTAACCTACAAAAAGCTGCATCTGCGAAGAAATCACACTACCTCAGCTCCGCCCCAACGATAAATACTTTCCTCCCCGGAACCGCTGCCGAAATTCTTTTGACGGAAGTTACTCCGAACGGTATGACCGGAAAGATCATGGGAATGCTGGATGTGGTTGTCGATGCAGTGCATTCCGGCTCAACTGATGAGACAAAGGACTTGACAAAGAAGTATCGCCCGGCCACGAAAGCGACAGGTCGACTTATTTGCACGTATCCATCTGATGAGAACCCAAAGCTGGGTTTCTCAATTCTTGACCATGTTCTCAAATTCTCACCAACATCTGTGGCTGATCCGCAAGATAGAGATGATAAACCCGCTATTTCGGCGATAATACCGGAGGTGAAGGTGATCAAGGTTGATCCCACCCTGGGTTTGTACGTGCAGCTGGGGAACACCAAACATTACGGTTTTGTCCATATATCGAGAGTGAAGGATGGGAAGGTTTCCTCATTATCGTCAGCGGAAGGACCTTTTAAAGTTGGATCGCATCATGAAGGTCGCATAATCGGGTTCAATGCTCTAGATAATCTCTTCTTATTATCCCTGGAAAAGAAAGTTATTGACCAACCATTTCTCCGCCTGGAAGACGTTACAGTTGGTGCAGTGGTAAAAGGGaaaattgagaagcttctcatGGGGCCTGATGGCATCAATGGCCTTCTCGTTTCCCTTGCCGATGGTATAAGTGGCCTTGTTCCTGGAGTGCACATGGCCGATACCAAGCTACAGCACCCGGAGAAGAAGTTCCGCGAAGGATTACAGGTAACCGCTAGAATATTGTCCGTGAATCTTGAGAAGCGACAATTGCGGTTGACGCTAAAGAAATCATTATTACATAGCGAGTCTGCAATCTGGAAGGATTATCGGGACATAGCGCCAGGAAATCAATCCCCAGGAACTTTTGTGAGTATACAAGAAAACGGCGCCGTCATTCAATTTTATGGGGCTGTTCGCGGGTTTCTTCCGGTCTCCGAGATGAGTGAAGCTTACATCAAGGATCCCTCTCAACACTTCAGCATCGGACAAGTGGTGAATGTCAATGCGTTGAGTGTTGATGCGGAGCAAGGAAGATTGGTCGTTTCTTGCAAAGATCCTTCGATAGTTACGGATGCATATAAGAGTGCATTTGAGAATGTACACCCAGGACTACTTGTTTCCGGAACTGTCTTTGAGAAGTCCAGCGATGATTTACTTCTCAAGCTTGAGGCTGGTGGACTAATTGCACGCCTCAGTGCGGAACAACTCTCGGATGCGGCGCCATCCAAAGCTGCTGCTAACCTTGCGCGACTCAGGGTTGGCCAGAAGCTCCACGACCTTTTGATCCTTAGCATACGCAAAACCCACCGGCTCATCCAGGTCAGCAATAAGCCAAGCTTGAAGACTGCGCTTGAAAAAGGAACGCTGCCAGCCAAATTCGAAGACCTTAAATTAAATTCAAGCGTAACGGGTCTTGTTAGGAATATTACGGATGACGGCATATTTGTCGAGTTCTTGGGCGGGCTTACAGGCTTCCTTCCCAAGCGTCTAGTGGATGATGAACATTTAACCAAGGCGGACTTTGGATTTATGCGTACCCAGTCTATTTCTTGCTCGGTCTCTTCCATTGACCAGGATGCCCAAAGGTTTATTTTGACCATGAAGCCCgtggaaaaggaagaggagaagcATGAACGCCGATACAAGACAAAAAATACGAATGAGTTGTCAGTTAGCAATCCCGTGGATCAGGACATCAAATCTCTCGACGATTTTATAACCGGGAAGGTCACGAAGGCGAGAATCACCTCAGTCAAGGATACCCAGCTCAATGTGTTGTTGGCAGACAATGTCCAGGGCCGTATAGACGTATCTGAAGTGTTCGATAACTGGGAAGACATCAAGGATCGAAAACAGCCACTGAGGCTCTACAAACCCAAGCAAGTCGTTCCGGTTAAAATTCTAGGCGTTCATGATGCGCGAACCCATAAATTCTTACCAATCAGTCATCGCACAGGCAAGGTCCCTGTTTTTGAGCTCTCAGCGAAGCCAAGTTCATTAAAATCTCCGGATCTCGACCCCATAAGTTTGGAAAAAGTTAAGGTTGGAAGTTCATTCTTAGGATTTGTCAATAACATAGGCGATGATTGTCTGTGGCTCAACATCTCGCCAAGCGTGCGAGGAAAGCTTCCAATTATGGACATTTCGGACGACCTGGCTCTTGCTGGCGATATTAAAAGGACCTTTCCTATTGGATCCGCCCTCAAGGTCACGGTAGCCGCGGTAGATGTTGATAAGAATCGTCTTGACTTGACCGCTAAACATGGAGCCTCTTCGAAGAAACTTACGATATCCGACCTTTCTAAAGGCATGATTCTCCTTGGTAAAGTCACTAAAGTGACCGAGCGTCAGGTTCTCGTGCAGCTTAATGAGTCGCTTGTTGGAGCCATCGGACTACTTGACATGGCTGATGACTATTCGAAAATTAATCCTGCGAACTTTCACAAAAACGCTGTCCTTCGTGTTTGCGTTGTGGATGTCGATGTGCCAAACAAAAGGGTAGCTCTATCTGTCCGCCCATCGAAAGTGCTTAGTACATCCCTTCCCGTTGAAGACCCTGAGATCGCGTCTATCGACCGGCTTAAAGTCAATGATATCGTCCGGGGATTCGTTCGAAGAATTGCCGATATCGGACTATTCGTGACCCTCGGTCACAACGTGACTGCATATGTTCGTGTTTCGGATCTATCGGATTCTTATCTCAAAGAATGGCAAGACGAATTCCAAATCGATCAGATCGTGCGAGGGCGAATTACTCTGGTGGACCCCGAAGCGAAGAAAGTCCAGATGACCTTGAAACAATCGGCACTAGACCCGGACTACAAGCCTCCGCTCAAGTTGAAGGACCTGAAACCAGGCCAAATAGTCACGGGGAAAGTTCGAAAGGTCGAAGAGTTCGGCGCATTCGTTTCAATTGATGGAACTGCCAATCTTAGCGGCCTTTGCCATCGGAGTGAAATGGCGGAGCGAAAGGTTACGGATGCGCGGAAGCTTTACGAACAAGGAGATATTGTGAAGGCCAAGATTCTCAAAATAGATTTGAAAAAGGATCAAATATCGTTGGGATTAAAGGCATCATACTTCAATAACGATAGCGACGAGGCGGATTCGGATATGAGCGAGGGTGCAAGCGAGGAAGAGAGCGGTGATGATGAGTTAGGCGGGGTAGCCCTCAAGGCAGGCATTGACGACGAAGATCTCTCTGACGAAGGAGAGGATATTATAATGGGCGGTGTGGACCTTTCCAATAGTCTCGTGCAGTCAGCAGACTCTGATAATGTCGATGTGTTGATGGCTGATGCCGATGGCGATCAAGAAGGCGCTTTGGTCACTTCTGGTTTTGACTGGACAGGCGATTCATACGAAATTCAAAAAGGTTTGAATGGCGCTGCATTTGATTCGGACGATGAAAATATgtcaaagaaaaagaagcgcCGGAAGGCTGAAATTCAAGTCGACAGAACCGGTGATCTCGATGCGAACGGACCCCAGACCGTGGATGATTATGAACGACTCCTTCTCGGGGAGCCTAATTCTAGTTTGCTGTGGCTGAAGTACATGGCATTCCACCTTGAATTAGGGGAAGTTGATAAGGCGCGCGAGATTGCTGAGCGCGCCCTTCGGTCCATCAGCCTTGGCCAGGATACGGAAAAATTCAATGTCTGGGTTGCGATGCTTAACTTGGAAAATACATTTGGCACCGATGACAGCCTCGAAGAAGTATTCAAGCGTGCTTGTCAGTATAATGATGCGCAGGAAATCCACGAAAAAATGGCAAGCATTTTTATCCAGTCTGACAAGCCAGAG AAAGCGGATGAGATTTTCCAATCCGCGCTGAAAAAGAAATTCACACAGTCTCCGAACCTATTCTTGAATTATGCCAACTTCCTCTTTGACACTATGGCTGCGCCAGATCGAGGACGTGCTCTGTTGCCTCGCGCCATGCAGTCTCTACCTCCTCACACCCACGTCGAACTCACATCCAAGTTCGGACAGTTAGAATTCCGCTCACTGCACGGAGATGTTGAGCGTGGTAGAACCGTGTTCGAAGGACTCCTTTCGTCTTTCCCTAAACGTGTTGATTTGTGGAATATTCTGCTAGATCTTGAGATCAAAGTTGGTGATGTGGACCAGGTCAGGCGGCTATTTGAGCGAGTCCTCGGCATTGGCCGTGGAGTCGGTGCCGACGGCAGCAAGGCTGGGATGAAGAAGCTAAAGGATAAGCAGGCCAAattcttcttcaagaagtGGCTTACGTTTGAAGAGAAGATCTCTAATGGCGATGATAAGATGGTTGATGAGGTTAAGGCTCGAGCTGCGGAGTACGTGAAGTCGTTGAAGGAAGACTCCTAA